A single window of Sphaerodactylus townsendi isolate TG3544 linkage group LG03, MPM_Stown_v2.3, whole genome shotgun sequence DNA harbors:
- the SLC16A6 gene encoding monocarboxylate transporter 7, which yields MTVKATRMSCITPNIYAEVPDGGWGWIVAFAFFFIEALTYGIIKSFGVFFTDLVENFDETNSRISWIISICVFVLTFTAPLSTVLSNRFGHRLIVMIGGVLISTGMIASSFAHTVVGMYLLIGIVSGFGYCLAFLPTVTILSQYFDKKRSLVTAVASTGECFAVFSFAPAITAFKEHFGWRRALLFVGSLQLGIIACGALLRPIIVKAQEEVKVSPAEEQRETKYMLENEKTRTSIDSIDSGVEVTTSPSNKHRDAKLELKSEEEPKENTEVLIEASSIPNKEPKIQLLDFSVMKDYSFICYALFGLFATLGFFAPSLYIIPLSMSLGIDKDLSAYILSAMAIAEVFGRIGAGWVLNKKPIRKIYIELICVILLDIALFAFPFAYEFWGLMMCSIFFGFMLGTVAGTHIPMLAEDDVVGIEKMSSAAGVYVSVQSLSGLAGPPLAGMLVDNTKNYRSAFYSCAVGMLLAAVFLSLVRPCKKMQCQRKKQPADETVSEFLHDVPDDFIEPDLGKREDSVGGCDSMA from the exons ATGACTGTCAAGGCTACAAGAATGTCATGCATCACTCCAAATATTTATGCTGAAGTGCCTGATGGAGGATGGGGCTGGATTGTGGCATTTGCTTTCTTCTTTATAGAAGCCCTGACATATGGCATCATCAAGTCTTTCGGAGTCTTCTTTACAGACTTGGTAGAAAACTttgatgaaacaaatagcaggaTATCATGGATAATCTCAATATGTGTATTTGTGCTAACTTTCACAG CTCCCCTCTCTACAGTCCTGTCTAATCGCTTTGGTCACCGTTTGATTGTGATGATTGGAGGAGTACTAATCAGTACTGGAATGATTGCAAGCTCCTTTGCACACACAGTTGTTGGAATGTATCTCTTAATTGGCATAGTTTCAG GCTTTGGATACTGCCTCGCCTTTCTTCCAACTGTCACCATTCTGTCACAGTACTTTGACAAAAAGCGTTCATTAGTCACTGCAGTTGCTTCTACAGGAGAATGTTTTGCTGTCTTCTCTTTTGCACCAG CTATCACAGCTTTCAAAGAACACTTTGGCTGGAGAAGGGCCCTCCTATTCGTTGGTTCACTGCAGCTTGGAATCATTGCTTGTGGAGCATTGCTGCGACCCATCATAGTCAAAGCACAGGAAGAAGTGAAAGTATCACCAGCTGAAGAGCAGAGAGAGACCAAGTACATGCTTGAAAATGAGAAGACACGCACCTCAATAGATTCAATTGACTCAGGAGTTGAAGTAACTACCTCACCTAGCAACAAACACAGAGATGCCAAGTTAGAACTGAAAAGCGAAGAAGAACCAAAGGAAAACACAGAGGTGCTCATAGAAGCTAGTAGCATCCCTAACAAGGAACCAAAAATTCAACTCCTGGACTTCTCTGTGATGAAAGACTACAGCTTTATTTGCTATGCACTTTTTGGTTTATTTGCCACTCTGGGATTCTTTGCTCCTTCCTTATATATAATTCCCCTCAGTATGAGTCTTGGCATTGACAAAGATCTCTCTGCGTACATACTGTCAGCAATGGCAATTGCTGAAGTCTTCGGCAGAATCGGTGCCGGCTGGGTCCTCAACAAAAAGCCTATCCGAAAAATTTACATTGAACTCATCTGTGTCATTCTCCTAGATATTGCcctctttgctttcccttttgCTTATGAATTTTGGGGGCTAATGATGTGTAGCATCTTCTTTGGGTTCATGCTGGGAACTGTGGCAGGCACACATATTCCTATGTTGGCCGAAGACGACGTAGTTGGCATCGAAAAGATGTCTTCTGCTGCTGGAGTTTATGTATCTGTTCAAAGTTTGTCAGGATTGGCTGGACCACCTCTTGCAG GTATGCTAGTGGATAACACAAAGAACTACAGATCTGCATTCTACTCTTGTGCCGTTGGCATGCTGTTGGCTGCTGTGTTCCTTTCTTTGGTGAGGCCTTGCAAGAAAATGCAGTGTCAAAGGAAGAAGCAGCCAGCTGATGAGACTGTTTCAGAATTTTTACATGACGTACCAGATGACTTTATAGAACCTGACCTTGGAAAACGTGAGGATTCTGTGGGAGGCTGTGACAGCATGGCCTGA